The nucleotide window gagagagagagagagagagagagagagcaactAACTGCCCGCTTTCACAATTGCAGTCTTTTTCAGTAATACAATCAAGGAAATTGTTCAAAAATGTCACCTTTTGGTGGGTTAGAGCAAAATCCAGTTAATATTTTGATCTCTGTTCCTACTATTTTCcgccaaaataaaaacacaaattttattttcttcctgtgccattaatttatttttttctttatcttgttTTGGTTAGATTTAGACCTCAAACTAGTAGCACAATCGAATCAAATTAATGTCGACGATTTGGTCGTTCATTTCCCTACCCAAACAATTATGCAAACATTCTATATTTTGTTACATATATCAAAGAGAAGTTGATACTGCAAATTTAACAATAATTGACAAAACTCTTTACtattgaagatgaagaaatagATATCAACATTGTAGATGAAACATAGTAACCAAGAGAAAAGCCAAGTCTCAAACCAAACGAAACTAATCTAAttgcattttgatttggttCAATCTaagattatattttttttaatgtaaaaaTCGAACCTAAATCGCTTGGATTGATTTCATTTGACCAGTTTGAACAATTATGGTGGTTTTGTGCGCACCCCTCACATACCCAATTTCTGAgcattcctttctttttttcttcaactaGTTTAAAGTCTTCCTACGCTTGAAAACTTCTGCAACAAGTAAAAACACACATGGAGATGGACTGTTCTCAAAATTGAAACTGTGGGTATAAGAGCAGTCATATTAGCTCATACATTGTACGGCACCATAAGCATTAGatatatattcattaataaCATCGAGATTGAATTTCGTATTTCCTGCCAAAGCGCAAGATTGAGGTGAGCCCTCAAAACTAGCAGATTGACAACGTTCATTTTGAAGTCATCGTCACCCACAAAACCACCAGACACACCCGACGACTACTTGAAAGTTAAAATTCCAgtcaacatatccaaaaaaaaGTACTTGAATTCATAACCAAGATCAGAGAGCCTAAGCAAAAATTGCATCGACCAAAATCCAGGAGCTTGTCACTGTTGTTGAGCATTCTTCAGATTATTCAACCTGGAGGTTAAAATACTCCACAGCCTCTTGTTTTCTCTTTCACTGTCAACACTTGCAGAAGCATcatcaaactcaaaatcaCGAGTTAATCTTGTATTTTGGTTGTGGGCTGTCTTAAGTTCAGAGTTTCTAATTCCGCCACTGCTTTGAAGAGCACCCTCCCTGTCTTCCACATTCAAAGCGGTACCAATGTCAGAGCTTTTGCATACATTACCACCGTTGATTGGAATAGCATCTTTCTGACTGCTCACATGCTTAGAAGTATCAATTTCAGAGCGGTCGTAGGTTGTCTTGAGTTCACATTTTCTGACTCCGTCACTGCTTTGAATAACATCCTTCCTATCTTCCACAGACTCAGAGGTATCAGTGTCAGAGCTTTTGCTACAGCCGCTGATTGGAAGAACATCCTTTCTATCGACCACATGCTTAGAAGTATCAGTTTCACAGCGGTCGTAGGCTCTCCTGAGTTCGCCTTTTCTGACTCTACGACTGCTTAGAAGAACATCCTTCCTCTCTTCCACATTCTCAGAAGTACCAATGTCAGAACTTTTGCAAACAATACCCCTGCTGATTGGAAGAACATCCCTCTTTTCACCCACATGCTTAGAAGCATCACGTTCAAAGTTTTTGAGACCATTACTAAGTATAAAAAGTCTCTCTCCAAATTGGACATTCAGGTCCCGAACTTCCTGAGAAGGTTTTGGCTTGTTGAGGCGACCGGCAGTGCCAAAAGATGCCTCAGACAGTTTACTGGATCTGTGCTCTTGAGATGGTTCTTGTTTGTCGAAGCAACCATCAGTGTTAAGAGATGCCTCAGACTGTATATCATTGGATCCGTGGTGGTTATTACCTATACCAGCATCTACACAAATTGCAACTTCTTTGGCCACTCTTTCCAACTCAGAGTGCAGATTCCTTGAGCTGCCTACATTACCGATGCTAAGATCAGCATTGTTTAGACAAAGTTCGACTCTTGGAAGCAACTCCAGTTCATTGCCTCTGCTACATTCAAATACAGAAAATTCATTTGCTGTTCCAGAATTTGGTTTAGGTATTTGCAGGGCTGACTCCTTCACAGTGAACTGACTGTTCTCATAACAATCTTGAGGCGATTTgttaaaaataggatccttATACTCAAGGTCATTCTGAATGTTAGGATTATTTGCAAGGCTAGCAATTGGGCTGCCAACATCATGAAGAGGCTCTTTTGACGATACTTGTACAATCAGAGAAGTGTTtgcaattttccttttatcaTCAAGTGGCTCGTTGTCACTGAAGTTTGGCCTGATCAGCTTCCTTCTCTTGTGCTGCCCACCCAAGACTCCATCACTTCCTGCACTTTCATCATTCGCTCTAGCTTTGTCATCACCATTAAATTTCCGCAATTTGCTCCGCCGCTTAAAATCCACAAATGGTATCTCTTCACTCCTTTGATCATCTTTATCTTCAGTGGGTGTAGCAGAAATCATGTTTGACTTATCTGAAATCATTTCCAAGTAATTACTATCCAACTCAGAGTGTACTGTGGTCTGCTTTTTATTCTTAAACTTCTCTACATCATGTCGTCTAGTAGGTGGTTTAGATTTTTTTGACTTCACCCAGTCGTAGAGACTCTTGCTCACCATTGACATGACTTCATCCACCGATGAATCCTTATCATTTTCCTCATATGCAGCATCTGTACTATTCTTTTTGACATGCTTATCTGAATTCAAACACAAACGAGAAAACACACTTCTGTTATTCACAAGATCAGAACTCCTTCCTTCAGAAGTTTCAAAAGACTTGAGATCAGGATCAAAAGATTTATGCTCATGGTGGTCCACACTGCCCCGATCACCAGGATGAACGCGGCGTTGTAACTGGCACTCAAGCTCCTCTGGTGAAGTTACACTAGAAGTGAATTGTTTGAATTTCACCTTATGTGCTATTTCATGGTCAATTTTGTCTTGTGATGCAACAGAATGTCCATGATCAATCACAAAGGAAGGATAAGATGAAGGGCTCTTGATTTCCCTCTGATTACTTCCAATTTCTGATAAAGTTTCAGATGCTAAAGAAGGCTTCAAAAATGGTTCTCCATAACTATTTTTTCCAGTGGATTCTAAAGCCATTTCTTCAGAGTATGCCGTCCCTGGAAAAGGCATGATGTTCCCGTGACATGAGCGCTCATAATGGTCAGGTGCTGTGAATGGGACACGAACAACAAACTTAGAAATGTCACCTAAGCTTCGATTTGTTGTGTTTGGCTCAGTATACAAAGGATATGCCTGATTTCTCAAGGAAGGAATGCCAGCTTGGTCATAACAATCTTGAACAGAATTTGAACTGTGATTGACCACCGTCGATGGTGACGGTGAGCATGGATGGTTCAGAGTAAGAGCATCAGGATCATAGGGAAGAGTGCTGGTGACAATCGCATCTCCGTAGGATGCTGTATAAGAATGGCTAGTGATTTGCAGCTCCATTTGATGGCTAACAGTGGAGGTTGATCTAGTTTGACCTTGAATCAAAGAACCTGCTTCTTGAACAGGCATGCCCGGACGGACAGGTGTATCCAGACTAGACTGAAAGAAAGCAGGGTACTCAGATGAAATAGCTGGCCGAAAACCATTACCTCCACTATTTCCAATTTGCAACTTACCACTCATTAAAAACCTGGAATCATCATCAATTCTAACTTTTTCAAAAGGATAGCCAAGATTTTCTGTTGATGTAGCTGGCCCAATCTCAACATCCAAGTAATTGACGTTTGCTGCCGTTCCCTGCATTACCATGGCACCATCACCTAATCCAGATTTACTCAACTTTGGATACTCTGTTGACATGGATGCCACATGTTCAATATCCACATTAAGTTCATTCTGTGCCCTCTTGTACATTCCAACTTTATCCAGAAAGCGCCCAAAATTCGCACTCTGTACGATCTCCCCACCCTTATTGTCTACTTTATCACTTTCCAGCCTGCCACCATCTTCTCTTCCAACATTCTCAAAGGAGGTCCCCATATACTGAGTCATCATTGGCTCTGTATTGTTGTCAGCATCAAGCTCATTGTTTACCTTATCATTCAATACAGACCTGCCTTCATCGACTTCCCTGACTTTAGCAGTAGCATACACTGGGCTTGATTCTTTACTTCTCGCTAATTCTCTTGGAGGCCATTGATCTTCTACCTTTCGTGGACTGAACAATGTTAGAAGCCTTCGAACCTACAAATATCCATGATACAATACTTCAAGAAGGTGATTCTTAATCCCATAAGGGTCTGAATGAATGGGAAAGAAGAATACCTGAGCTTTGGAAAgaccaaaattgaacttccaTTTAGAAAAATAGTTTTCTTTGATTGCATCACTGAATTCAGATTCGTGAAGTGGATGACAACaccatatttgtttgacttttaCCTGGATAAATGAATAACAAGAATCAATCAGATTGTCATAAACCAAAACATAAAGGAAACACTAGATAACTGAAGGTAAACAAAAGCACAAAAGCCTTCTCCCAGCTAAAATATTTAAGGGCATATATGATGACAGGATATGACCATACATTAGTCATACGGTACCTGTGCAGGAAACTGATTTCCTGATGACTTATATGCACGAGGGGAAATGTTCATTGTCCCATCAGAGCATGCCTGAAAAACACCATGAAGTTCTCTCCTCTCATATtcaaacagaaacaaaatcattcCTCTTTTAACCTGCTCAACAAAGTGGCCTTTTGCAGATGGAAGGCCAAACAGTCTTCGTCTAAAACACTCATTTTTTGTTACACTGCTTGACATGAAAATTGCACCGGATTCGGGATAAACTCCATGAAAAGTATCCTGCTCCTCGTCTGACTCCATAATTGTTCTTAGCAAAAGGCTGTCAAATTCACTAATCATGGGAACCATAACTATTGCTTACTCAGGTAATTTAGAAATTCAAAACTGGGTTAAgtacaaaattgaaaagggtTTAGCACAAGGATATAAGTCCTGACAGTGAGGTGTTTAATCCAAATTTTCCATAATCAAACATATTTTGTGTCAGACCGGTTGTACACCAGGACTGAGAAAAACTACTGCAATAAACATATGACACCGAAAATATTCCAAACATTCATATAATCAGTTTGTTTCTATACCACTTTCATTCCAATAGAAAATGCATGCACATATTCTCCCTTTCTCCTCCTCTTGCAGTAAACCTAGTCTATCAAGCACAAAATTTCCTCAACTTGCATACCCCGAAAAACTAAGAATCTTCAGAAAATTATTATCATAactttttccaaaaataaaagattgaAGGAGGTACAGTTAGGAACTATTTCTTATCACTAAAATGCCATTTTTTCTGACAAATAATAATTccacaaatttatttttatctgacatatatatatatattatataacacgtatatacacacatacacacagcAAATTAGATAAACTTTATCGGTAAAGAATTTACGATATCAAACAGAACGTCAAGCAAACACAAGCGCAAAGAGAGATCTGGACcaggagaaaaaaaaggctatggattgaaacagaaagcaaaaacaagcagcattgaaaatttgaatttaagaaaaagaacccGGAGAAATAGTAGCGAGAAAATAGCAGaatatatatgaatacaatacaaacctacagagagagagagagagagagagagagagagagaggtgtcgCGCCGTGGCTTCTCGAGAGCGGTGAATGAATTTGTTCAGAGTTTTTGGCTTTACGCTGGTGGAGCCACGCAGATATTCTTAAACGACGACGTGGGGACCCTGGcccttttttcaatttttttttttccctgctTTATGCGGCGATGACCATAACTGCACGACTCTTTTTGAGGTGCGCGCGCTTGGCCGATGTCTTCgcttagtatagccgcgcggctatactctttttattttttaaaagcctcgtgtatagccgcacggcagtatagccgtacggctatactattattaaaaaataggtcCGCCGGCATCACAAGTGTAAAAATAGTagagccggacggctatattatttttaataaaaaccgtagcatagccgctcggctataatCCAAAACACCCGCTCGGCCTCAGCCCATTTTAGCCAtgtcaaaaatagtatagccgcacggctatacgatgtataatataaaaaatgggCTACATGCCTGGCGCCTGGCGCCTGGCTCCTAGCTCCCGCATCTTCGAAAACCAACACATTAAGGGCTTCCCCTGGTATATCAGCAACAGCCAGACGTTGGTTCCAAAGGAAAGCACAAACTTTTTCCAAGTTTCCAAACACTCCCTGGGGCACTCTGGTAGTGAAGTAGCATTCAGTCCAAAGATCAAGAGACTGAACTTCAAGGAACAAATCTTGTCCATCTGTAATAACTTCCACCGTATGAGCAAAGCAGCCCCTGCAATCTGATTTGGCCCTAAGCACTGTTGTTCCGGCACACGCTGTCTCAGCAGCGATATGTCGGCTTTGTTGCTGTGCTTCAGGGGTCGCCATTCGTGATCACTTCTTTAAAACCTGCTTCACCGTTCAAGTCTGCTCTCTTGCAATAAAAACATGCCACTTTACACTCACCAGTCGATAAAAACATGTCACTTTACACTCATCATTGATTGATTTTCTTCCTCAAAAGAATCCATAGCTGACGCAGCACAAGCAACAAAGGTTTCAAGCGAAACCTTGAGTAACAAGAAATCTGGATTCCACCAGAAATTAAGAGGAATTCTCTTGggataattttattaaaatatgagATAATCAGAAACGTCAGACAAACCTGTCTAAATACACAACTCTCAACCCTTGAACTGCTAGGGGAGTTATTacattaaaactgaaaaatagaatttattCGGAGAATTAATTACGAAACTTTGAATGCagttttggaaggccaaacgACCTCAGAATGCCAAAATCCATTGTACATCACAGCAAAGCTGTGAGTTTGACTCGTGGCGTCGTTCCCTTTCCGAAATGGTATTTTACGTCCTAATCGGAGCTCGGACAACAAATCTACAAATGTCCGCTACGTCCTTTTTCTAGCTCAACCGCGATCAAATCTGccatctgttctacatcaATAGCCCTAAAAAATAGCAAATACACCGGGGATAGGAGGAGGTCTTTATTTTATAAGGATCTAATTTTGTGAGAAGTACGGAGAAAAATGCCAATCTTACtagaaagaggaaaataatatttcccaATTCTACTAGGAATAGAAAACTAAAtgggaaaataataaaaactggAAACCAATTACACACAGAAAACCAAATAACAAATTCAAGGATGACAAATAATATTTCcacaatttattttcttctgacATATGTAgattataataaattaaaaatttgagaCACAGAAGGAGATATGGCCTTTAGCCAATTTGGCTAGATTGGATGTGCTCTCCACTTTGcacccaaattcaaatcctctTCTCCGTAGTTTATATTAGATTAAAGTATAGAATATCGTTTCTgagacaaagaaagaaagttgatAGTTGGTACCTATTATTCGATTAACCAATGTCAACACAGAAAGAAAGCACAACTTTCTGCATCTGCAGTATACTAATATAAGATGAGTGAATCAACCAACTGGCAATAGGATTGAGGTCACACTTAGCCCTGAAATGGCATttcatctttctctctttctttttgttggactttctttcttttctataaTCTTTGAACTGTTATACttaaccttttattttttttataaaaagaacTTGGTGAACAAAAGAGCCGGAGGCAAGATTTTAGTTCACATGGGGCACCCTCCAGTTATGttcataaaacaaatttcaagCTTGCACGATATATACAGTAAGATTCCAAATAATATGAGGAAGGATAGGCTGGTTAATTCAAATTAGTcaatggaaaaaagaaacaatatgCAAAAAATGATgataacaataaaatttccaaaagagagaaaacataaaaaatccaCAAGAAGATTGAacaccaacttgaggaggcTTTGGGCAATATTTAAGTGAGTGAAATCATACTTCACTCTAATCGCACCTAACTCTTTTCGGTCTCATCCCCTTAAAAGTCAAGAGGCTGGGTTTATGTGAAGCAAAATGTTCCTTGTCAGGATCGTTACCGACCTCGATCCTTGTAATTATCTCCCTTTCCATATCATAAGTAAGAAAACTTTTCACTCCCTGCAACTCAAGTTTACCATAAATAACTCTGACTGGCGCCCAAATTTGATTCTTCAAACTTGGATTGTCCTTTAAAAATTTATAGGGAACTACTATCTTATTTTCACTCCATTTATGGTCCTTGAAGTCTTCCAGCACCAATATATTAAGGGCTTCCTCTACAATCTCACCAACAGCCAAATGGTGGTTCCAACTGAACACAAAAACTTTTTCCAAGTTTCCAAACACCCGCTCGGGCAGTCTAGTAGTGACGAAACATTCAGTCCAAAGATCAAAAGACTGAACTTCTAGGTATAAATCTTGTCCAGCTCTAATGATTTCCACATAATGAGCAGCCCCTTCAGTCTGATTTGGCTTTAGAATATGTCGTTTCAgcaaatatttttcatgttgcCCCCATATAGTTTGGTTGGAGAGTTTCAGAGGTCTCCATTGGCAATCAATTCCAACTGTTAAAACTTTAAGTCCTACTTCAGCGTCCAAATTCCCCTGGATATAAAAATATGCCACTTTACACTCACCAGTcgataaattcaaaacaaaacacattgTGTTGATGTATGCATTGAGCGCATGAGGCAAGTAGAGTACTTGGTGCATCGCAAAATTCCTAATACGGAAAACTTGCGAAGAATAATTTTTCTCCAAAAACAAGCCGCAAGAATTACCGATAAGCTTGaaattttcttcataaaaaCTGACCGAATTGTTATAGTCCCATCTGTATCGATAAGGAAGCCGTAGAGGACTGGCCCGAACCCAATGTTTTGCAATGAAATCTTCTTCTTGAAACGTGGAACACCATTGCCTGCACACACACTTGAACCTTAGTACAGACTCTACAGGCAACCGGCTCAAAATCTCAATGATGACTTCGAAGGGAAGCTCCGGTAAGCAAGGCCTTCGATATGAGCTTGTACATATTGTTAGGGGCAATTGGCCTGAATATTTCTTGGACAAGCATCGCCTCTTTTTTGCTCCAAATATATCTTCCAAGGGGGAAGTTCTTATCTGCAGATCAAAGAACATAATATacaaaaatgaattatttattataatgatTTAGAAAAGAGTGCAATTGTTGAAG belongs to Prunus persica cultivar Lovell chromosome G4, Prunus_persica_NCBIv2, whole genome shotgun sequence and includes:
- the LOC18779826 gene encoding uncharacterized protein LOC18779826 isoform X3; this encodes MTNVKVKQIWCCHPLHESEFSDAIKENYFSKWKFNFGLSKAQVRRLLTLFSPRKVEDQWPPRELARSKESSPVYATAKVREVDEGRSVLNDKVNNELDADNNTEPMMTQYMGTSFENVGREDGGRLESDKVDNKGGEIVQSANFGRFLDKVGMYKRAQNELNVDIEHVASMSTEYPKLSKSGLGDGAMVMQGTAANVNYLDVEIGPATSTENLGYPFEKVRIDDDSRFLMSGKLQIGNSGGNGFRPAISSEYPAFFQSSLDTPVRPGMPVQEAGSLIQGQTRSTSTVSHQMELQITSHSYTASYGDAIVTSTLPYDPDALTLNHPCSPSPSTVVNHSSNSVQDCYDQAGIPSLRNQAYPLYTEPNTTNRSLGDISKFVVRVPFTAPDHYERSCHGNIMPFPGTAYSEEMALESTGKNSYGEPFLKPSLASETLSEIGSNQREIKSPSSYPSFVIDHGHSVASQDKIDHEIAHKVKFKQFTSSVTSPEELECQLQRRVHPGDRGSVDHHEHKSFDPDLKSFETSEGRSSDLVNNRSVFSRLCLNSDKHVKKNSTDAAYEENDKDSSVDEVMSMVSKSLYDWVKSKKSKPPTRRHDVEKFKNKKQTTVHSELDSNYLEMISDKSNMISATPTEDKDDQRSEEIPFVDFKRRSKLRKFNGDDKARANDESAGSDGVLGGQHKRRKLIRPNFSDNEPLDDKRKIANTSLIVQVSSKEPLHDVGSPIASLANNPNIQNDLEYKDPIFNKSPQDCYENSQFTVKESALQIPKPNSGTANEFSVFECSRGNELELLPRVELCLNNADLSIGNVGSSRNLHSELERVAKEVAICVDAGIGNNHHGSNDIQSEASLNTDGCFDKQEPSQEHRSSKLSEASFGTAGRLNKPKPSQEVRDLNVQFGERLFILSNGLKNFERDASKHVGEKRDVLPISRGIVCKSSDIGTSENVEERKDVLLSSRRVRKGELRRAYDRCETDTSKHVVDRKDVLPISGCSKSSDTDTSESVEDRKDVIQSSDGVRKCELKTTYDRSEIDTSKHVSSQKDAIPINGGNVCKSSDIGTALNVEDREGALQSSGGIRNSELKTAHNQNTRLTRDFEFDDASASVDSERENKRLWSILTSRLNNLKNAQQQ
- the LOC18779826 gene encoding uncharacterized protein LOC18779826 isoform X2; this translates as MESDEEQDTFHGVYPESGAIFMSSSVTKNECFRRRLFGLPSAKGHFVEQVKRGMILFLFEYERRELHGVFQACSDGTMNISPRAYKSSGNQFPAQVKVKQIWCCHPLHESEFSDAIKENYFSKWKFNFGLSKAQVRRLLTLFSPRKVEDQWPPRELARSKESSPVYATAKVREVDEGRSVLNDKVNNELDADNNTEPMMTQYMGTSFENVGREDGGRLESDKVDNKGGEIVQSANFGRFLDKVGMYKRAQNELNVDIEHVASMSTEYPKLSKSGLGDGAMVMQGTAANVNYLDVEIGPATSTENLGYPFEKVRIDDDSRFLMSGKLQIGNSGGNGFRPAISSEYPAFFQSSLDTPVRPGMPVQEAGSLIQGQTRSTSTVSHQMELQITSHSYTASYGDAIVTSTLPYDPDALTLNHPCSPSPSTVVNHSSNSVQDCYDQAGIPSLRNQAYPLYTEPNTTNRSLGDISKFVVRVPFTAPDHYERSCHGNIMPFPGTAYSEEMALESTGKNSYGEPFLKPSLASETLSEIGSNQREIKSPSSYPSFVIDHGHSVASQDKIDHEIAHKVKFKQFTSSVTSPEELECQLQRRVHPGDRGSVDHHEHKSFDPDLKSFETSEGRSSDLVNNRSVFSRLCLNSDKHVKKNSTDAAYEENDKDSSVDEVMSMVSKSLYDWVKSKKSKPPTRRHDVEKFKNKKQTTVHSELDSNYLEMISDKSNMISATPTEDKDDQRSEEIPFVDFKRRSKLRKFNGDDKARANDESAGSDGVLGGQHKRRKLIRPNFSDNEPLDDKRKIANTSLIVQVSSKEPLHDVGSPIASLANNPNIQNDLEYKDPIFNKSPQDCYENSQFTVKESALQIPKPNSGTANEFSVFECSRGNELELLPRVELCLNNADLSIGNVGSSRNLHSELERVAKEVAICVDAGIGNNHHGSNDIQSEASLNTDGCFDKQEPSQEHRSSKLSEASFGTAGRLNKPKPSQEVRDLNVQFGERLFILSNGLKNFERDASKHVGEKRDVLPISRGIVCKSSDIGTSENVEERKDVLLSSRRVRKGELRRAYDRCETDTSKHVVDRKDVLPISGCSKSSDTDTSESVEDRKDVIQSSDGVRKCELKTTYDRSEIDTSKHVSSQKDAIPINGGNVCKSSDIGTALNVEDREGALQSSGGIRNSELKTAHNQNTRLTRDFEFDDASASVDSERENKRLWSILTSRLNNLKNAQQQ
- the LOC18779826 gene encoding uncharacterized protein LOC18779826 isoform X1, yielding MVPMISEFDSLLLRTIMESDEEQDTFHGVYPESGAIFMSSSVTKNECFRRRLFGLPSAKGHFVEQVKRGMILFLFEYERRELHGVFQACSDGTMNISPRAYKSSGNQFPAQVKVKQIWCCHPLHESEFSDAIKENYFSKWKFNFGLSKAQVRRLLTLFSPRKVEDQWPPRELARSKESSPVYATAKVREVDEGRSVLNDKVNNELDADNNTEPMMTQYMGTSFENVGREDGGRLESDKVDNKGGEIVQSANFGRFLDKVGMYKRAQNELNVDIEHVASMSTEYPKLSKSGLGDGAMVMQGTAANVNYLDVEIGPATSTENLGYPFEKVRIDDDSRFLMSGKLQIGNSGGNGFRPAISSEYPAFFQSSLDTPVRPGMPVQEAGSLIQGQTRSTSTVSHQMELQITSHSYTASYGDAIVTSTLPYDPDALTLNHPCSPSPSTVVNHSSNSVQDCYDQAGIPSLRNQAYPLYTEPNTTNRSLGDISKFVVRVPFTAPDHYERSCHGNIMPFPGTAYSEEMALESTGKNSYGEPFLKPSLASETLSEIGSNQREIKSPSSYPSFVIDHGHSVASQDKIDHEIAHKVKFKQFTSSVTSPEELECQLQRRVHPGDRGSVDHHEHKSFDPDLKSFETSEGRSSDLVNNRSVFSRLCLNSDKHVKKNSTDAAYEENDKDSSVDEVMSMVSKSLYDWVKSKKSKPPTRRHDVEKFKNKKQTTVHSELDSNYLEMISDKSNMISATPTEDKDDQRSEEIPFVDFKRRSKLRKFNGDDKARANDESAGSDGVLGGQHKRRKLIRPNFSDNEPLDDKRKIANTSLIVQVSSKEPLHDVGSPIASLANNPNIQNDLEYKDPIFNKSPQDCYENSQFTVKESALQIPKPNSGTANEFSVFECSRGNELELLPRVELCLNNADLSIGNVGSSRNLHSELERVAKEVAICVDAGIGNNHHGSNDIQSEASLNTDGCFDKQEPSQEHRSSKLSEASFGTAGRLNKPKPSQEVRDLNVQFGERLFILSNGLKNFERDASKHVGEKRDVLPISRGIVCKSSDIGTSENVEERKDVLLSSRRVRKGELRRAYDRCETDTSKHVVDRKDVLPISGCSKSSDTDTSESVEDRKDVIQSSDGVRKCELKTTYDRSEIDTSKHVSSQKDAIPINGGNVCKSSDIGTALNVEDREGALQSSGGIRNSELKTAHNQNTRLTRDFEFDDASASVDSERENKRLWSILTSRLNNLKNAQQQ